The following are encoded in a window of Thalassotalea insulae genomic DNA:
- the ftsZ gene encoding cell division protein FtsZ, translated as MFELMEDHNEEAVIKVIGVGGGGGNAVEHMVSQTIEGVEFITANTDSQALRNSSANVTLQLGSDVTKGLGAGANPEIGRRSAEEDRDTIKETLQGADMVFIAAGMGGGTGTGAAPVVAEVAKEMGILTVAVVTKPFPFEGKKRMNYAEQGIDFLAKNVDSLITIPNEKLLKVLGPGTSLLDAFKAANNVLLGAVQGIAELITRPGLINVDFADVRTVMSEMGTAMMGSGIASGEDRAEEAAEAAISSPLLEDVDLAGARGILVNITAGMDISIDEFETVGNAVKAFASENATVVVGAVIDPEMTEELRVTVVATGIGAERKPDITLVNPAPAVEPIAVGQEFIASAQPEASTQSVVMPEANAQAQRVPAEDLDNYLDIPAFLRKQAD; from the coding sequence ATGTTTGAATTGATGGAAGATCACAACGAAGAAGCGGTCATTAAAGTCATAGGTGTTGGCGGCGGTGGCGGTAATGCTGTTGAGCATATGGTAAGTCAGACTATAGAAGGTGTTGAGTTTATTACTGCCAATACCGACTCACAGGCACTACGCAACTCATCTGCTAACGTTACTTTACAGTTAGGTAGTGATGTTACTAAAGGTTTAGGTGCTGGTGCTAACCCGGAAATTGGCCGTCGCAGTGCTGAAGAAGATCGCGATACCATTAAAGAAACCTTACAAGGTGCTGATATGGTATTTATCGCTGCTGGTATGGGCGGTGGTACAGGTACTGGTGCTGCACCGGTAGTTGCGGAAGTTGCGAAAGAAATGGGTATTTTAACCGTTGCTGTAGTGACTAAGCCTTTCCCGTTCGAAGGGAAAAAACGGATGAACTATGCCGAGCAAGGGATAGACTTTTTAGCGAAAAATGTTGATTCACTGATTACTATTCCGAATGAAAAATTATTAAAAGTACTTGGCCCAGGAACTTCGTTACTGGATGCGTTTAAAGCGGCGAATAATGTCTTGTTAGGAGCTGTTCAGGGGATTGCGGAACTTATTACTCGTCCTGGACTCATAAACGTTGACTTTGCCGATGTTCGTACCGTGATGTCAGAAATGGGTACCGCGATGATGGGCTCAGGTATCGCATCAGGTGAAGATAGAGCGGAAGAAGCTGCAGAAGCTGCAATTTCTAGCCCGTTATTAGAAGATGTCGATTTAGCTGGCGCTCGCGGTATTTTAGTGAACATTACTGCTGGTATGGATATCAGTATTGATGAGTTTGAAACCGTTGGTAACGCTGTTAAGGCGTTTGCTTCAGAAAATGCCACTGTTGTTGTTGGTGCGGTTATCGATCCTGAAATGACAGAAGAGTTACGCGTCACTGTTGTAGCTACCGGTATTGGTGCTGAGCGCAAGCCAGACATTACGCTAGTGAATCCGGCGCCAGCAGTTGAGCCAATTGCGGTTGGTCAGGAATTTATTGCCAGTGCACAACCTGAAGCAAGTACACAATCTGTGGTGATGCCTGAAGCTAATGCGCAAGCGCAAAGAGTGCCAGCGGAAGACTTAGATAACTATCTCGACATTCCGGCATTTTTAAGAAAACAGGCAGATTAA
- a CDS encoding DUF721 domain-containing protein produces the protein MARKTKNPIDASRLLKSSTGTLAQIAAKTNSLTLLADIVRQTCPDLPAEVWHIANFKQNSLVIEVISAIWGQRLQFERVKIAQQLAQATNNEFTQIEIKIAPYRNQQQPKKEQQAEKTQFISQKTAKQLNEVAEHAPESLKRKLQRLANLAKR, from the coding sequence AAATCTTCAACCGGCACTTTGGCACAAATTGCGGCAAAAACCAACTCTTTAACTTTATTAGCAGATATTGTACGACAAACCTGCCCTGACCTGCCAGCAGAAGTGTGGCATATTGCAAATTTTAAACAGAATAGTCTGGTAATCGAGGTTATTTCTGCGATCTGGGGACAAAGACTCCAGTTTGAACGGGTCAAAATAGCCCAACAGCTGGCTCAAGCCACTAATAACGAATTTACTCAGATTGAGATTAAAATTGCCCCTTACAGGAACCAGCAGCAGCCTAAAAAGGAGCAACAAGCAGAAAAAACTCAGTTTATTTCACAAAAGACGGCGAAACAATTGAATGAAGTGGCAGAGCATGCCCCGGAAAGTTTAAAACGCAAATTACAACGATTAGCGAATCTGGCTAAGCGATAG
- the lpxC gene encoding UDP-3-O-acyl-N-acetylglucosamine deacetylase: MIKQRTIKEQVSAVGVGLHKGEKVQITLRPAPENTGIVFRRVDLDPVVDIKATPAAVGETTLCTCLVNEQGVQISTVEHLLSALAGLGIDNLVIDVDSPEIPIMDGSALPFVYLIQSVGIETLNAAKRFIRIKKAIRVEEGDKWAELTPHQGFKVNFAIEFDHPVIANTCQSMTMDLSSCSFIKEISRARTFGFMRDIEFLRSHNLALGGSLENAIVLDEYRMLNKDDLRYDDEFVKHKILDAIGDLYMCGHSILGQLNAFKSGHGLNNLLLREVFKQTDAWEWVSYEDETISPIEFQEISASNF, encoded by the coding sequence ATGATTAAACAACGTACAATTAAAGAGCAAGTATCAGCTGTAGGTGTTGGTTTACACAAAGGCGAAAAGGTGCAGATCACTCTCCGTCCTGCGCCGGAAAATACAGGTATTGTATTTCGTCGTGTAGATTTAGATCCTGTTGTTGATATTAAAGCGACGCCAGCGGCTGTTGGTGAAACCACTTTATGTACCTGTTTAGTGAATGAACAAGGTGTGCAGATTTCCACCGTCGAGCACTTGTTGTCTGCGTTAGCAGGTTTAGGTATTGATAATCTAGTGATAGATGTCGATTCACCTGAAATTCCAATTATGGATGGTAGTGCACTACCGTTTGTCTATTTGATTCAATCGGTAGGTATCGAAACCTTAAATGCGGCGAAACGCTTTATTCGTATTAAAAAAGCTATTCGTGTTGAAGAAGGTGATAAGTGGGCAGAATTAACGCCACACCAAGGTTTTAAAGTTAATTTTGCCATTGAATTTGATCATCCTGTGATCGCCAATACCTGTCAGTCGATGACCATGGATTTGTCTAGCTGTTCTTTTATTAAAGAGATCAGCCGTGCTCGTACTTTTGGTTTTATGCGTGATATTGAGTTTTTACGCTCACATAATTTAGCGTTAGGCGGTAGTTTAGAAAACGCGATTGTCCTCGATGAGTACCGTATGTTAAATAAAGACGACTTACGTTATGACGATGAGTTTGTTAAACATAAGATCCTTGATGCCATTGGTGATTTATATATGTGTGGCCATAGCATTTTAGGTCAACTTAATGCGTTTAAATCAGGCCATGGTTTAAATAATTTATTATTGCGCGAAGTATTTAAACAAACTGACGCTTGGGAATGGGTCAGTTATGAAGACGAAACCATTTCTCCGATTGAGTTTCAGGAAATTAGCGCCTCAAATTTTTAA